TTTACCGGTTATTCCGCCGGAACTTCGTCCAATGGTTCAGTTAGATGGTGGTCGATTTGCAACATCAGATTTGAATGACCTTTACCGTCGTGTAATTAACCGTAATAATCGTTTAAAGCGTTTGTTGGATCTGGGTGCGCCAAGCATCATTGTTCAAAACGAAAAACGTATGCTTCAAGAAGCGGTAGATGCTTTAATTGATAATGGTCGTCGTGGACGTCCAGTAACAGGACCCGGAAACCGACCTTTGAAATCTCTTTCTCATATGTTAAAAGGGAAGCAAGGACGTTTCCGTCAAAATCTATTAGGTAAACGTGTTGATTACTCTGGACGTTCCGTTATCGTTGTAGGACCTAATTTAAAGATGTATCAATGTGGATTGCCTAAAGAAATGGCTTTGGAGCTATTCAAACCTTTTATAATGAAGGAGCTGGTAGCCAAGGGCCTTGCACACAATATCAAATCAGCTAAAAGAAAAATTGAACGAATTCACCCTGAAGTATGGGATGTCTTAGAAGACGTTATTAAGGAACATCCGGTGTTGCTTAACCGTGCACCAACTCTTCACAGATTGGGAATTCAAGCCTTTGAACCAACACTAGTGGAAGGTCGTGCGATTCGTTTGCATCCACTAGTATGTACAGCATATAACGCAGACTTTGATGGTGATCAAATGGCGGTACACGTTCCGTTATCTGCTGAAGCACAAGCAGAAGCTAGATTGCTAATGCTAGCTGCTCAAAATATTTTGAATCCTAAGGATGGAAAACCAGTTGTTACCCCTTCTCAGGACATGGTATTAGGAAACTATTACCTAACCATGGAGCGTAAGGGCGCCATTGGTGAAGGAATGATCTTCAAGGATACAAATGAAGCTGTAATTGCTTATCAAAATGGATTTGTTCATCTTCACACTCGAGTAGCCGTTTATGCAGGTTCTTTGAAAAACAAGACTTTCACTGAAAAGCAAAACAAACAGCTGTTGCTAACTACTGTTGGGAAACTAATTTTCAATGAAATTTTACCAGACACTTTCCCATACATTAATGAACCAACAAGGTTTAATTTAGAAGTGAAAACACCAGAAATGTACTTTGTTGATCAAGCAACAAATGTGCGTGAGGAATTAGATAAACGTGATTCGATTTCTCCTTTCAAGAAGGGAATCCTCGGAGACGTTATCGCAGAAGTATTTAAACGTTTTGAAATTAGTGAAACTTCAAGAATGCTTGACCGAATGAAGGATTTAGGATTCAAATATTCAACCAAAGCAGGTATTACTGTTGGGGTTGCAGATATTGTGGTTCTTCCTGAGAAGAAGGAAATCCTTGATGCGGCGCAGGGCAAAGTGGATAAAGTGTTGAAACAATTCCGTCGAGGTCTGATCACTGAGGACGAACGTTATGAGCGTGTCATCTCTATCTGGTCACAAGCAAAAGATGATATCCAGGATCGCCTCATGAAGAGCTTGGATGAACGAAATCCGATCTTTATGATGAGTGACTCTGGTGCGCGTGGTAATGCCTCTAACTTCACTCAGCTTGCGGGTATGCGTGGTTTGATGGCTAACCCAGCTGGTCGAATTATTGAGTTGCCAATTAAATCTTCATTCCGTGAAGGATTGACTGTGCTTGAGTATTTCATCTCTACCCACGGTGCCCGTAAAGGTCTTGCGGACACTGCTCTTAAGACAGCGGACTCTGGTTACTTAACTCGTCGACTTGTAGATGTTGCGCAAGATGTTATTGTTCGTGAAGATGATTGCGGTACCGATCGCGGCTTATCAGTTAGTGCTCTAACTGAGGGTAACGAGTTAATTGAACCAT
The Bacillaceae bacterium S4-13-56 genome window above contains:
- the rpoC gene encoding DNA-directed RNA polymerase subunit beta', which gives rise to MLDVNNFEYMKIGLASPDKIRSWSFGEVKKPETINYRTLKPEKDGLFCERIFGPTKDWECHCGKYKRVRYKGVVCDRCGVEVTKAKVRRERMGHIELAAPVSHIWYFKGIPSRMGLVLDMSPRALEEVIYFASYVVTDGGDTALEKKQLLSEKEYRAYREKYAQGFQAQMGAEAIRKLLKDIDVDKEVSSLKEELKTAQGQRRTRAIKRLEVLEAFRNSGNDPSWMILDVLPVIPPELRPMVQLDGGRFATSDLNDLYRRVINRNNRLKRLLDLGAPSIIVQNEKRMLQEAVDALIDNGRRGRPVTGPGNRPLKSLSHMLKGKQGRFRQNLLGKRVDYSGRSVIVVGPNLKMYQCGLPKEMALELFKPFIMKELVAKGLAHNIKSAKRKIERIHPEVWDVLEDVIKEHPVLLNRAPTLHRLGIQAFEPTLVEGRAIRLHPLVCTAYNADFDGDQMAVHVPLSAEAQAEARLLMLAAQNILNPKDGKPVVTPSQDMVLGNYYLTMERKGAIGEGMIFKDTNEAVIAYQNGFVHLHTRVAVYAGSLKNKTFTEKQNKQLLLTTVGKLIFNEILPDTFPYINEPTRFNLEVKTPEMYFVDQATNVREELDKRDSISPFKKGILGDVIAEVFKRFEISETSRMLDRMKDLGFKYSTKAGITVGVADIVVLPEKKEILDAAQGKVDKVLKQFRRGLITEDERYERVISIWSQAKDDIQDRLMKSLDERNPIFMMSDSGARGNASNFTQLAGMRGLMANPAGRIIELPIKSSFREGLTVLEYFISTHGARKGLADTALKTADSGYLTRRLVDVAQDVIVREDDCGTDRGLSVSALTEGNELIEPLIDRLIGRTAFKTVLHPETNEVLATRNEVITEDVARIITEAGVEEVVIRSVFTCSTKHGVCKKCYGRNLATGKEVEVGEAVGIIAAQSIGEPGTQLTMRTFHTGGVAGDDITQGLPRIQEVFEARNPKGQAVISEIHGHVKEINEVKDKKEVVVQGDVEQRSYTVPYNARLKVTIGDAIAAGQVLTEGSVDPKELLKVTGVEGVQEYLLREVQKVYRMQGVEIGDKHVEVMVRQMLRKIRVIDSGDTDVLPGSLLEVHQFRDANQKALLEGKQPAVGRPIMLGITKASLETDSFLSAASFQETTRVLTDAAIKGKRDELLGLKENVIIGKLVPAGTGMSRYRKITPVKEEEPADFIETDEEEFITQI